A single Cucumis melo cultivar AY chromosome 4, USDA_Cmelo_AY_1.0, whole genome shotgun sequence DNA region contains:
- the LOC103486673 gene encoding NDR1/HIN1-like protein 1: MEEIFQRNVKEYEKGHSGWDQIENGGCRLNINTIYTSTHSHEISPLKPPLPIQHKRYFLSSSSSSSPPGTAMAYDCEKHCKKKRKKLIKLIGAIIGIFIFLVLLTILIVWAVLRPTKPTFFLQDVTVYAFNATVPSFLTSNFLLTISSRNPNRRIGIYYDELHVYAIYRNQQITLRTIIPRFYQGHKDVNVWSPFVSGTSVPVAPFISSALNQDRNAGALMILVKIDGKVRWKVGSFITGRYQFHANCPVVINFGAYPANGDGSMVQYNVKYQVVQRCDVSV; this comes from the coding sequence ATGGAGGAGATATTTCAAAGAAATGTTAAGGAGTATGAAAAGGGACATAGTGGGTGGGACCAGATTGAAAATGGAGGGTGTAGATTAAATATAAATACCATCTATACTTCTACACACTCACACGAGATTTCTCCTCTTAAACCACCACTCCCCATTCAACACAAACGCtatttcctttcttcttcttcttcttcttcgccGCCCGGAACAGCCATGGCCTACGACTGCGAGAAGCACTGCAAGAAGAAACGCAAGAAGCTCATCAAACTAATCGGCGCAATCATCGGCATCTTCATCTTCCTCGTCCTCCTCACCATCCTCATCGTCTGGGCAGTCCTCCGTCCCACCAAACCCACTTTCTTCCTTCAAGACGTCACCGTCTACGCCTTCAACGCCACCGTCCCCAGTTTCCTCACCTCCAATTTCCTCCTCACTATCTCCTCTCGCAACCCAAACCGCCGAATCGGAATCTACTACGACGAACTCCACGTCTATGCCATCTACCGAAACCAACAGATCACTCTCCGGACCATCATCCCTCGCTTCTACCAAGGCCATAAGGACGTCAACGTATGGTCCCCTTTCGTCTCCGGCACCTCCGTGCCGGTCGCGCCCTTCATCAGTTCGGCGCTGAATCAGGACAGGAACGCCGGAGCACTGATGATCCTGGTCAAAATTGACGGCAAGGTTCGATGGAAGGTCGGAAGCTTCATAACTGGGCGGTACCAATTCCACGCGAACTGCCCGGTGGTGATAAACTTCGGTGCGTATCCGGCGAACGGAGACGGGTCGATGGTTCAGTATAACGTGAAGTACCAAGTGGTTCAGAGATGCGACGTTAGCGTTTGA